CAATCACGATGACCTTTTGGACAATCTACACAGGCATAGgtgtaagacataatctgctgttgatctctctctctctcttgctgcaGCAGAGTTGGCATTTGGTCAGCTCGGCTGTCCAGTCTCTACTGCTGTAGCAGTATGGCAATAGGccacctctagtacattagttggtagctattacatcagccatgtcttggtagtgggttgatctaagctttgtactgctagtactagtagtagttggtgtaccttaggagtaggtagttggtgtactcaccaacaactatgtacctggtagagATACTAgcacttgtatatatatcacaCCTAAGGCAATGCTAAAGAGTAGTTCAGTTTGCCACATCCAGAAGCAGAGCTTTCGGCCAGCGCtgggcttgtgctgtgtgtgtgagctgttctcaatatcttcttctacctctagccatagtgagtgagtgtgctggtaagcttactgcttacctaTGCAGGGCAGCCGAGGGACCAACAATAGGAACAGAGGATAGAAAATTGCCAATGAGAAAACAAACCTCTTTATTTATTTAAACAAGGCCATGCTCCATAGCTAAATATCATTTCTACTGGATATGCTACTTATTTGGGATCACAATTTCATGGAGAGAACATAGGGGCATGCCGTTAAAGACTTACAACTGAGGAGCAAGCATTAAAGCACATGATACACAACACTAGATGTGGTTCCTGGTCTCATGGATATTACAAtgacatatatatgtatattaaccAAGTGGTAAGAGAACAAACCGTTATCATAGCTTCATGATCAGGTTTCATAGCAAAACCAGCCCAAAGTGCCTCCTTCCTGATCTGCACTTAAAGGGCTCAGTATTGTTACAAATATATTTCAATAATACAGATCCGTTCCAATGCATGATGGACGCTAATTAATTATATTTGCAACATTCATGTGTGTGCAAGATCATATAGAACCAAAAGGGGGAGGGGGGGGGTCAATATTCTCTTCAGATTAAACGCTCTACTGACCTTCCATAATTCCGCTTTAGCATCTGGCTCCTCAACAAAAACAAAATCTGATCCATGGTGTTTGTTGGCAATTTTTTGAACCAAGAGAGTTTGTTCAAGAGCATATGCTTCTGGATATTTGCAAGAGGAAGATGTTAGCAAAGAAAAGGAAGTAGTCAGCTATTGATCATAGACCATAACAACAGTTGCAGTTTAATAAGTTCCATGAGTTCAAAGGAGTTTCTAATGAGCGTTGAGCACAGTCCAGCAGCCAGTAAAATATCTTATTATGTTGGCTTTGCCCTGAAGATCATATAGCAAAATTGGACATGTATTGTTATCAAATAAACTTCACTTTTCACGATGGCTATCTTGACTGATACCACTCCAATCTTATTATTAGATATAATACTGTGAAAGTTGTCTGAGTGTACATTGTGCGCAGAGAAAATTTTGTAGAGAATATTCCGAGAAGTTTGTGCATCCCAGAACCTAAACTGCAAAAGTAAACCTTTTCCAATTGATATCCCGAAATACAGAAGCAGTCGCATTGATGCAGCAGTAGTCGTATTATCATTCTTTACCCATTATTGTTGATCAAGAATCAAGTCAAATTCATAATCTGTAAGCAGATGATGGCTACATGCAAACCTCTTATTCATCAGACTACATTCACATGGCACCTTATATTTTCAAATAAACTCATTTGGGAGGGATAAGTACCACCACCATGGATAATAATATAACTGATCGTATAGTAAGTTGCATTACCTGTCCCTATGAATTCAAACATCAAGGTCGGCACTTCAGGCAAATTTTTGCCATTTGCCATGTTTATTGCCTTTATCTGAACCTCATCCAACAATTCCACTCTTGAAACCTAGTCATATAGAAAAGAAAACATAAATATTGGCAAGCTGCAAGAGCTTTACAGTATAGACATATATATTGGAACATAAATATTGGCAAACTGCAAGAAAACAGAGGCCAGAACCTGCACATTCATATCGTATGAAACACAGGAGAAGAAAATAGCAGGGGAAACACAAACCTGTATCCCAGAAAGCATTGTTGCAATAGCAACATCAGCAGCATCCTTAATTGTTTTAAAATTGCACATTGCAACCTGAGATAGTAGGAAAATGTATGGTGAGTGCCTCCATAActaaaatgaaaacaaaaaagaTACATAATACAGAGAAAATTGACAGCATAAATCTAGCAACCTGTGTTCTGTCTTTTATGTATATGCTTGCACAATTTTTTCTGATGAAAGATGACAGTGGTATGTCATAGCATGAAGGTGGTCATTCCTTTTAGAAAGAATAGAAATTTTTTCCAAAAAACAAATAGCATTATGCGTTAAGGGTTCCTACATACAACACTATGTTGAGATTCAAGCCTATACAAAGAACTTTGCAGTGGTAGGAAAAGATTGAGTTTGGTACTGACTAAATCAAAAGATACTCACCACAGAATGAGATGGAAGCTTTTGGAGTCGTAAAGTCACTTCTGTAATTACACCCAAAGTCCCTTCACTCCCAATGATCAAACGAGCAAGGTCATACCTGACATTCAACAAGGCAGAGGTAAACAAAGTTGCAAAAATGGATGGCAGGTGGCAGGAATAGAACACCATATGTATATAACACATATATGGATAAAGGAAGCACTAAGCAGTGAAAATAGTATTCGCTTCCAAAAACAAAACAGAAAAGGGTCATTCTAACAATCAGGAGAGTGTCTTGCATACCCAGCTGCACTCTTTCGAGCCCGGTTGCCTGTCTTGACAACATCACCATTTGGCAAAACAGCCTGCATGTACCAAGAAAATTTACTATTTGCATGTGGAactaatacaaagtattttttaTGTAGAGGAGAAGTACCCGAAGATTAATCACATTATCCCGCATTGTTCCATACCTACAAACTAGGAAGGAAGCCATAAACACCATTTAAAAGTTATAATACAAAGCTAGCAAAGTATATGAACTGACATATCAGTCTTATGGCTGTACGTTCTTGAGTGATGCGGGTTTATGGTTGTGATACAGAACCTTGAATATACACTGAAAATATAAGGATAAATTGGTAATTACCTCACAGCTAATGAACCAGAACAGCGAGTAGCACACATTCCTCCAATGGTGGCCCCAGGCCCTGCAAatcaaattgttttttttttcagctaAAGCATGAGTGCTTGGGTTCCATAAGCATGCAAAATTTAACATGACCATCTTCTAAATATGATGAAGGCTCTATTGGTGTTTCCACAGAATGGTAATGGGAActaaacatacatttgaaaccaTCGAAGCAAGTGAAAATGGAGTTACTGACTATGGCTAGATTCTACAGATCCTTCAATCAAGAGATACTAATTATTAGCTGAATGAACTTACACAAATCAATAGGGAACAATGGCTTACCAAGTGCAACCAAGTTAAATTAGATGCAATTGCACATCGAGTGATTACATTTAGAAGTTCATAACAGGGTGCcttgaaaagattaaagaaaattTTGAAAGGCTTTATGAAAAAAGGACAAGGACCTTTCCTGGATCAAGAGGAAAAAATAGGCCATAGGGCTTCAGGTATTCGTTCAGCTCTATCCATCCAACTCCAGGTTCAACAACTACGTCCATATCCTCAACATTCAGGGATTTGATTTTCTGTAAAGAATTTATGCCATGAGGAACCACACCACACATGTGAAGAAAGGCAGCAAAGTAGAAAGGTCAAGGCTCGAATATCCGAATGCTTCTTAAGCATTAGAATACGGTCTAACTCATTCACAAATAGTTCGTTTTCGTAACATCATTAACACCTAGCTATAGCTATATGCTCTAGATTATATCGCTTAATTTGTACCTTCATCAAGGTCATGTCAATGCAAACACCACCGTGAGGTGCCAGTGTGTGACCCTCAATTGAGGTAGCCCCGCCATACGGTACAATTGGTACCTAAACACAAGGAGATGGAACATAAAttagatcaatgatgatgatggaaCCTCTATACCTGAAATTTTGCTCTACAAGTAAAAAATCAGAAGACATGCAAAGGGCCCCCTTCTTAATCTTACTGACTGTAGCAACAAAGGCACTAATCAAGATATGGATTCTCATTTATAGAATACATGGAATCAGTTTTCCTGTTTAAGAAATGGAAGCATAGCTTTTGCATTTCCTAGGAAAAGTTAATTTCTATGTTCATAGACAGGATAGTGTTGCATTCTATAACAAAAAATATAGTATATCAATTGTAGCATGGAAAAATAGAGAAAGTTCAGTTATGCAATTATAACATGTGATTAGTAAGCACTTAGGGCCCCACCAAACACACATATTTGAAATGGAAAAATAAAACTAGTTCAAAAGATTATCAACGGCAAAGTGGATACTGAACTGTCTCTGAGAGTGTCAAAACGCGGTAAAGTATAATACGGTAACCGTGCAGGATCAGTAAGTATCCAATGATGTCCCGTTAATCCTATATGTTTGCACCGATGAAGAGAATGCCATACCTTGTACTTGTTACAGGCCATCACAATCTTTTGTACCTCATCTTGCGAGCTGCAAAATAGAAGATGAAGGCATCACTTCATTGCAAGAAATAGATCATTCAATCAATACATGCTTGGGATATTTAGCAGATTCAGCGCATCCCAACACCAAGAGCGATACATGACATTGTAAGATGGGGCAGACAAGTCGACAGCCCATTTATCCCTTGATTTAAACAAATCGATGATCATTGGAGTTCTTAGTAAACATCATCACCTCGGGAACACAACGACATCAGGCACGTTGACCGCCTTGTGGAAGCTGTTCTGTGGCGTGCCATGAAAGCTCCTCTCCTCGTAGTCCAAAGTCATGTTGTCCTGCCATTAGGCCGTCCATTCACCATCAGCGAGAAAACATCAAATACTTGGCATCCACACATCATGGCCATCACTGCGCACAGGTAGAATGCACCAGCGGCCATCCGATCACCAAACTCACCCCGAGGAAGGTCGCGAGCTCGTCGATGAACTCCTGCGGCACGTGCTTACGCTCCCCACGAACCACCAGATCGGCGCTGTCCTTGCCACCGACCCTGAACCAGACAGACAGAGCACGCCGGGTCAGGTGAGGTCAACCCCAGCTGAGCGAGTAACGGAACACAAGCACTCTGTGACGGGGTTAGATGAGGCGGGCACCGGTGGTGGTCGAGGCCGGAATCGCAGAGCGCGACGGTTGCTCccccggtggtggcggcggcggcagcggcggcgaagAAGGAGAGGAAATGCGGGAGGCGGCGGGCGGAGGAGGGGGTAGGGGATGGGGACGGGGACGGAGATGGGGCGTGGGACTGGGTAGAGAGCGGGAGGCGGAGGGAGGAGATGGGGAGCAGCGCGCGGCGGGGGCGGGAGAGGTGGAGGAAGGAGGTGGCCATGGCGGAGCGAAGTGGACGACTGGAGGCACGGAGTTGTTTGGAGCTTCGGAGCGGAACAGTAGAAGCAGGGTGAGGGACGGCGGACGGCCAGCCAGAATCGGAACAGCGGATTGCAACTTTTCCAGCCTCGATCGTCTCTGGTACAGTGGTACTCCTACGCTGGTTAATGGTTATAGCTGCGAGAAGAAAACAATGTTAACTGCCTCGACTAAAATCAACAAACGAATAGACTGTGCTTCGGTAACAAATTAACTTCAACAGCATTTGTAGTCCAACGGTTAGGATAATTGCCTTACCCGGTTCGACTCCCGGCAAACGCATCTTTTTTTAATGATGACAAAAACGAACAGATCACACGATCGGTTTTTCCATTTTTAGCATTTATAAGATGAACAcgatcatttttttctttttttaatgatGACAAAAACGAACGGGATCACACGAGACAAACACGATCACTTTTCCAGCAGGATCACACGATCACTTTTTCCATTTTTAGCATTTATAAGGCGAACACAATCACTTTTCCAACGGGATCACACGGTCACTTTTTCCATTTTTAGCATTTATAAGTCGAACACGATCACTTTTTCCTTTTTTAATGATGACAAAACGAACGGGATCACACGATCACTTTTCTATTTTTAACATTTATAAGGCGAACATGATCACTTTTCCATTTTTAATGATGACAAAAACAAACAGGATCATTTAAAATTTTTGGATTTCATGCTAACACGATcatctttccttttcttttataactAGCAAACATGCCTACACATTGCGACGGgacaaaaaaaaaaccaaacatTCATGAAGAACGATGCTAGGAATGATACATATTATTTGTCTCACCATTTATAATAAAGTTTAAAAGTATAATTTATTTTGTTATGACCATGGCATATATAGTGTAAGTTAATGTTGATAACAATATGACAATCTTTCTTATATACACCTAAAGGTTGTAAAGTCATCATCTATCCGGTGACACCAAATCAGATTTCAGATGACatgctgagagcttgtgcattgcagtacgGTACAAGTTGAGACGAGCTTACATTATgtagagttctcatataacaacagttatcagaaaagtctcaagATAACACCTTTCGAGGCTTTATATGGACGAAAGCGTAGAACCCTGTTATTTTAGAATCAAACAGGaaaaactcaagtgttcggaccagatgttttaagagacgcagaggagcaagtaaggatgattagagataacttgagagtgacgcagtctcgacagaagagttatgctggcactcgaagaagagaattggtttttaaAATAGaggattatgtttacctaaaagtgtcaccaatgagaagtgcgAGAATGTTTAACATGAAATGAAAGTTAGCACCAAGTTATCTTGGGCCTTTCAAAATtacagagagacgtggagaagtggcttatcagttggaattgtctgagagtttgttaggtgtatattatgtgtttcatgtgtctcagttaaagaagtgtttgcgtgtaccagAGAAGCATATATCGTTAGAGGAGCTTAcaattaaggaagatctcacctatgaGGAATTTTCGGTAAAGATTTTAGAGACGGCAGAAAGGATTacgaggagccgagttataaagatgtgtaaggttcagtagaatcggtatacagaagatgaggctactcgGGAAAGAGAAGAGTatctaaggaaaacatacccgtagctttttgagtaagcatcagCCGAATCTCGAGggtgagattcatcttaaggggtagacttgtaacaccctaaaatttacataATTTTAAAATAGatgaatttgatttaattatgcatttagTGAGCATGTAatcttagaaaaataataacttttgttaaattaaaatcaactataaggtatagttacatgtttgtgcatacgtgctgctgcatatttattttatgatgattgggtttgatcaaaacttcaaaaggatttaaatttgaattaaaTTTGGATTTAAAAATTGTGTTTAAGTAAATAAAAAGGAATTTCTTTTTCTCTCCTCTCCCTTCCCTGTCATTCGGCCcactctttcttcttctcccacAACGGCCCACTTCTGCCCTTCTCCTCCACAGCAAGCCACAGTTTCCCTTCAGTTCTCCCGCGCCTCCGCTCGTGGGCCGGCCTAGCAAGCCAGCCGGAAGTAGGccgccctctcctctctctctcatgtCGCTGACGACCTAGGCCCGTGTGTCAGCCacgccatcgtcttcctccttccGTCTCTGCGTCAGACTCTGCTTGGGAGTCCACCTCCGCTCCAATTTCTCATGGATTGGCGTGCGCCCCATGCCGCTGTCCCATAAATATCGAGCCCCCGCACCGTGCCGCCTCCCTACCAAGCCCTAGAGCAAGCCACATCACCTCCACTCGAGTCGTCGCGCAGTTTGAATCTCGTCGTAAAGCGGTCGGCGCCGCCACGCTTGTCTAGTCGCTCTGCCGCCACCATATGCTGCTAACGAGCTTTGTGTCAAGCTTTCGAATCCGCTGAGccccttctttctccttttcTCGCTCTAGCTCGCTCGCATCGTGTCACCGAACCTTCACTGAAGCTTGTTGttgtagaaccgcctaatctaatacctcccaggagtgcttgtcttccattagacactaagcactcaagggagaacaccaaattacgcagttccatcaggcacaccctaagggagaacgcaaaaatctacatttttccattaggatcacaaatgagagaataaagcttacatcattattaaccatttcttacatcactttccatgtaacACCATAGTATAATgtttattgtttataatagcggaatatgatcatgttatcagagttatgaacaatttaatttaatagcggatattaacatgtgatcagaattacaacagaaataaatatctattcatgacatgatgaagcattagtaTATAAGTTATGACAACAGATCAtagaacttccatttataaaaatatttggtgagagttataaataaaaactatgatcgcagcgtaaaggaaatcctctctgagcccaccaggaggaatccacacacaaaggtcagctctagcatccacttgTCACTtacaatagggggaaataaaaccctgagtactcaattgtactcagcaagacttagccgacaggaggaaagaaaagacttcaaggatatgcaagactatctgcctagtgggtttattgcatctgtaggagcattactaaatgtgcgtccttatattcgattttattagcagtcatcattagttcattaactaaccattctatgtaagcacctatgctactttcaagcaggtggtaagcaatcagatttccttttaccatctttcatcttccagttcttactacggtgctacaGTTTAGATAAGTCGTACCGACACTGcaacgattcgcgaatcaatgagcccagctgggtaccccgaaaacacacgccccgcttatactccaggcacaagcaggaccaacccactaccctcctatcatggggtctaggtcctcgttcaaactaggactctaagcccccgcccctgagtcccgaacttagtgcggtgcaaggacctccacccaaaaaccaccctgatagtcggtccagaaagagccataacccatgataagagagtaacaagtcttccttgcgcccatacccaagtatgtgctcgggataataagtctatgacttgcctagaacccaatgcaacggccggtccttaaccgacacagacaggaaaaacagtgtaaccaagctatgccccgttggacgcaagacacaacctgttacacccaccaatacccaaactatatccctgcccaatctccattttcctttccaccattttatatattccaagtgataataatacaataatatatttcctatctctcacgagtgacaagcaatcactcgacttctactagagccctgtagcatagcaatctacacgatcttgtcatactagtaagactcataggataaagatatatatgcaagtgggtttcattcaacttcttaaaacttaatgcacaaatagaatttaaagtgcagaaaagtaggtgttatgcatcggggcttgcctgggtaagatttaatcagaagttagctttccatcatggcgacacgatctccaaaaacaccatttctctagcaactctcgatgactccgtgatccatcgacgtctctattatgatatgtaatgcgatgcaatacaaagacataattaattgaCTACAACCGttactcgtaaaatacgatttacgcctctcaagctaatgagctagttctaacgatgaccgtacttaggctacttatccatgttgtcgaataaggtgttatttcccaacaaacgTTTTAGCTCTACAaactcaagttgtttctttattccattctatcgatttaatctttattcaaaatagggcatcattacctATATAGCAAGCTagttattctagagctacaaaaattacagtgagcagctaataatattaggaatttactataaaatttttagagtcaacactatcaccattttctcacaaaaatttccacaagttcacattttaacaatattaaacatttaaaaataattagagcaaccctaaaaacatatagAACTTATGTGAAAAAAATACACtatcaggtagatcatgattttagaaacttaacaaaattggtttcatcatttttggacacctacacaattttattttaaatttacaaatttaccttgtAAGCTAAATTAGAAATTGCTCTACAAATAAAAAAGGATCGGCGTCCACGACCTCAGCCCAACACGAAACGCACGCACGCGGTCCAATGGAGGCCGACGGCCCACGCAGACGCGCGGCCCAAGCGGGGCGAGGCGCGTGTGCTGGCGAGAGTGGCCCAGGTGTGGCTCAACATCGGCCCACAACAGGTAGCCCGCGCGTGTGCCTGTGTTCTTGCAAAAGAGCCTCCCGGTCCAACCACTTATTACTCAACACTATGCACACTATTGTAACCGAGACAGACTTCACACCGAGCACCCCGAAAAATGTCGCCTTCGCAAAGACGAAACCCTCGTCGTGCCTGGACGTAGCAGCGCAGCTCCGACCGGCACAACACCTCTACGTCGGTCAACAGAGCGGGGCCAAGACAACGAGCACCACAGGGCCAAGACAAACTCCAAGATGGCAGTTCGGAGAAAAACACTGGTCCCAGCGCTCTGCCCGCGTTGCCGAGCCACCCACCACGGTGGTGTGAGCACGCTGGCATCCTAGGATACTAACGGTGAGGTAGAGGCGGTGGGGAAGCAGTAGGGGCTCACCGCGGTTGGCGCTGTGGAGATGGTTGGAGCTAAGGACGGTCGAGTCGGCCCGACCACGAGTGAGCGGCCCGAGTAGGGAGCTCCAAGATGGGCATGGCCGCGTCACCGCGTCGTCGGCGATGCGAATCTTGGCCGAAGGAGGGTGAGCAACCGATAGAGGGGATCAAAACACGACTACTAGTGCCATCAATCGAACCATTACCAATGGTTAGGGCCTTACCCCCAATCGAGCTCTGCTCCAGCAGCGATCTGACCAGCGACGACGGAACTTGAAAATTGACCATCGCTAAAGCACGACTGTGGCTAAAAGCGGGTCGGGCGGTTGGCTAGCTCTGTGACCTAGCTACTGATGTGAAGAATCGACCCAAGATGGCCCATGCATCATGAATTTGAATGGCGCCCACCGACAGCAGCACGAGGGCGTGGCAGAGCATAGCGGCAACAGTGCACGACATAGGGCGATTAGACTTGTTGTGGCTTGAGGGTGACAAGGCGGCTGCGCTATAGGACAGCGGAGACGGGCAGCTACTCGATGGAACCACCTGGCCTTGTTCGAGAGCGGGCGGCAGAAGCGGAACGGCGAGCACAGGGGAAGGGCATTGACACCCCGACAAGGCGGTAGCTCGATGAGACAGCGGAGGGCGGCAGTTACTATGGGGTAAATTGCTCGGTGGTAGTTGGATTGGTTGGTGAGGTAGGAGCCACATCGACCCGGTGGCTGCTATCATGGCACTAGTCTGGCTATGTCTAGCCCTGCTAGCAGCGCGCACACACCACCCCGTAGCAATGACTGCACTCAGATGGGCCAGCCAACGGCAACGGCGCGCCCACGAGGCGACCACAGGGCAACAACAAAAATGGGCGCAACACATGCGTGAGGGGCACCTGAATGCGACAGCGCAACATGGTGGACGTGGTGACCGCAGCCACAGGCTAAACAGCCGAAACCAGTgacgtgcatgctttttaaagcgatGCCAAGGCTGCCAAACAGTGCGGTTAAGGTTCGACCAACCTCACTAATCCAAAGTCCACGCCACCAGCTAGCTAGGGAAGCACTCAGCGCGACCAAAGAATGACTAGGGAAAAAGATACGAGAAGGCCAAGATGAGTTCGTCGTGCAGCGCGCCGGTTCGCGAACAGAACATCGAACGTGGTTCTTCGCGTGTTCTAAAGAGTTTCAAGCAATTCTTGGGATAACCCCGCTACGTCAGACCATTCTACGAACCACTCCATGCCAAAGTACTCACCATGATGTAGCTAGCGATACAAAAATATAAAGTTAGTGTTTAAGGAATTTAGCTATAATTTGAATGCCAACACGTTATTGTCTTAATTTATAGAAGGTCTAAACGTTGTTAATCTAAACTTAACAAATATCCCATGCAATAATCCATACTTTATACTAACTCATAGAGGCAAAACATTTAAGCACTATTTgattattttgctcaatataactcACCAAAATGGCATCCTAACTATTACTCAACTTCTTGCCGATTCACAAAAATTCTAGTTTAGTTTTTTGGATTTGATTTCTGAGCTATTAAATATACTATTGAACGACCTTTTTTACCAAAACAAAATTTGTATTCTCAACTACTAACTtgcacttcaatttttatttaagttctaAATACAAATTATATTTTACTTTGTTTGTAAAAATTGTTTTTATGCTCAATCCAATAGAACAAGCCATTcaccatttacttgctagaatcattATTGGACATTTTTAAATACCCACGCACTAAGTGAATTAACTCAGATATTTAGTTTAGTCTATCAAAGTGAACCACATAAGACTCGCTCGTAGTCCATGCGTGTTTTAAAAACCCGAAAATTTAATGGCTGATTCCTTTTAGGTCTAATCTAGGTGCTAAGTGAGCTCGTAACACTAAAGGTGTTACACTCACCATCCACCCCGCCGCACTGCCCAAAGTTGTAGACCCGTCGACCGCAGAAGGCCCTAGGTAAGTTCGCTGTCTTCTCCTC
Above is a genomic segment from Miscanthus floridulus cultivar M001 chromosome 3, ASM1932011v1, whole genome shotgun sequence containing:
- the LOC136541463 gene encoding D-lactate dehydrogenase [cytochrome], mitochondrial-like isoform X2, producing the protein MATSFLHLSRPRRALLPISSLRLPLSTQSHAPSPSPSPSPTPSSARRLPHFLSFFAAAAAAATTGGATVALCDSGLDHHRVGGKDSADLVVRGERKHVPQEFIDELATFLGDNMTLDYEERSFHGTPQNSFHKAVNVPDVVVFPSSQDEVQKIVMACNKYKVPIVPYGGATSIEGHTLAPHGGVCIDMTLMKKIKSLNVEDMDVVVEPGVGWIELNEYLKPYGLFFPLDPGPGATIGGMCATRCSGSLAVRYGTMRDNVINLRAVLPNGDVVKTGNRARKSAAGYDLARLIIGSEGTLGVITEVTLRLQKLPSHSVVAMCNFKTIKDAADVAIATMLSGIQVSRVELLDEVQIKAINMANGKNLPEVPTLMFEFIGTEAYALEQTLLVQKIANKHHGSDFVFVEEPDAKAELWKIRKEALWAGFAMKPDHEAMITDVCVPLSRLAECISTSKRLLDASPLTCQDDQRKEAERLNHFMVDTALSMEGTCTGEHGVGTGKMKYLEKELGIESLRTMKRIKAALDPNNIMNPGKLIPPHVCI
- the LOC136541463 gene encoding D-lactate dehydrogenase [cytochrome], mitochondrial-like isoform X1, yielding MATSFLHLSRPRRALLPISSLRLPLSTQSHAPSPSPSPSPTPSSARRLPHFLSFFAAAAAAATTGGATVALCDSGLDHHRVGGKDSADLVVRGERKHVPQEFIDELATFLGDNMTLDYEERSFHGTPQNSFHKAVNVPDVVVFPSSQDEVQKIVMACNKYKVPIVPYGGATSIEGHTLAPHGGVCIDMTLMKKIKSLNVEDMDVVVEPGVGWIELNEYLKPYGLFFPLDPGPGATIGGMCATRCSGSLAVRYGTMRDNVINLRAVLPNGDVVKTGNRARKSAAGYDLARLIIGSEGTLGVITEVTLRLQKLPSHSVVAMCNFKTIKDAADVAIATMLSGIQVSRVELLDEVQIKAINMANGKNLPEVPTLMFEFIGTEAYALEQTLLVQKIANKHHGSDFVFVEEPDAKAELWKIRKEALWAGFAMKPDHEAMITDVCVPLSRLAECISTSKRLLDASPLTCLVIAHAGDGNFHTIILFDPSQDDQRKEAERLNHFMVDTALSMEGTCTGEHGVGTGKMKYLEKELGIESLRTMKRIKAALDPNNIMNPGKLIPPHVCI